From one Melospiza melodia melodia isolate bMelMel2 chromosome 4, bMelMel2.pri, whole genome shotgun sequence genomic stretch:
- the KICS2 gene encoding KICSTOR subunit 2 isoform X2, giving the protein MGESIPLGAPVPVEQAVLETFFSHLGIFSYDKAKDNVEKEREANKSAGSSWLALLAGLAHLAAAEKAYHSMTFLGQKLGGQSFFSRKDSIRTIYTSLHNELKKLCFFVQARMEIADFYEKMYTLSTQKFINSEELVNILESILKKYSSRFHHPILSPLESSFQLEVDVLAHLLKAQAQISEWKFLPSLVNLHSAHTKLQTWGQIFEKQRETKKHLFGGQSQKAVQPPHLFLWLMKLKNILLAKFSFYFHEALSRQTTASEMKTLTAKTNPDYFGKISSFIRKYDAVNVSLIFDNRGSESFQGHGYHHPHSYREAPKGVDQYPAVVSLPSDRPVMHWPNVIMIMTDRTSDLNSLEKVVHFYDDKVQSTYFLTRPEPHFTIVVIFESKKSERDYHFISFLNEISHSLKNSKAFASLKPGSKG; this is encoded by the exons ATGGGGGAGTCGATCCCGCTGGGAGCGCCGGTGCCCGTGGAGCAGGCCGTGCTGGAGACCTTCTTCTCCCACCTGGGCATCTTCTCCTACGACAAGGCCAAGGACAATGTGGAGAAGGAGCGGGAGGCCAACAAGAGCGCGGGCTCCAGCTGGCTGGCGCTGCTGGCCGGGCTGGCGCACCTGGCGGCGGCCGAGAAGGCCTATCACAGCATGACCTTCCTGGGACAGAAGCTAG GTGGTCAGTCATTCTTCAGCCGCAAGGACTCCATCCGAACCATCTACACATCTCTGCACAATGAGCTGAAGAAG CTCTGTTTTTTTGTTCAGGCTCGGATGGAAATTGCTGacttctatgaaaaaatgtacaCGCTCAGCACCCAAAAGTTCATTAACTCTGAGGAACTGGTAAACATTTTGGAATCCATCTTAAAGAAATACAGTTCAAG ATTTCATCATCCAATCCTCAGTCCTCTTGAAAGCAGTTTCCAGCTGGAGGTAGATGTGCTTGCACACCTCTTAAAGGCTCAGGCTCAGATCTCAGAGTGGAAGTTCCTTCCATCCCTGGTCAACTTGCACAGTGCTCACACAAAGCTACAAACCTGGGGCCAAATTTTTGAGAAACAGCGGGAGACCAAGAAGCACCTGTTTGGAGGGCAGTCTCAGAAGGCTGTGCAGCCTCCACACCTCTTCCTCTGGCTCATGAAGCTCAAAAACATTCTCCTTGCCAAGTTTAGCTTTTACTTTCATGAGGCTCTTAGTCGACAGACAACAGCATCTGAAATGAAAACTTTGACTGCTAAAACAAATCCTGATTACTTTGGGAAAATTTCCAGCTTCATCCGGAAGTACGATGCTGTCAACGTTTCCTTAATTTTTGACAATCGTGGATCAGAGAGTTTTCAGGGACACGGTTATCATCATCCCCATTCATACAGGGAAGCCCCCAAGGGCGTGGATCAGTATCCTGCAGTGGTGTCTCTGCCCAGTGACAGGCCTGTTATGCACTGGCCCAATGTCATCATGATTATGACTGATAGAACCTCTGACCTCAACAGTTTGGAGAAGGTTGTTCACTTCTACGATGACAAAGTCCAAAGCACCTACTTTCTGACTCGCCCCGAACCTCACTTTACCATTGTAGTTATTTTTGAGTCCAAGAAGTCAGAAAGGGACtatcattttatttcttttctcaaTGAAATTTCACATTCCCTTAAGAACTCCAAAGCTTTTGCAAGTTTGAAACCTGGATCCAAAGGGTGA
- the RPL18A gene encoding large ribosomal subunit protein eL20, translating into MKASGTLREYKVVGRCLPTPKCTTPPLYRMRIFAPNHVVAKSRFWYFVSQLKKMKKSSGEIVYCGQVYEKSPLRVKNFGIWLRYDSRSGTHNMYREYRDLTTAGAVTQCYRDMGARHRARAHSIQIMKVEEIAASKCRRPAVKQFHDSKIKFPLPHRVLRRQHKPRFTTKRPNTFY; encoded by the exons ATGAAGGCGTCGGGCACT CTGCGGGAGTACAAGGTGGTCGGGCGCTGCTTGCCCACGCCGAAATGCACGACCCCTCCTCTGTACCGCATGCGCATCTTCGCTCCGAACCATGTCGTCGCCAAGTCCCGATTCTGGTACTTCGTCTCTCAgctgaagaagatgaagaagtcTTCTGGAGAGATTGTGTACTGCGGACAG GTGTATGAGAAGTCCCCTCTGCGGGTAAAAAACTTTGGTATTTGGTTGCGCTATGATTCTCGTAGTGGGACCCACAACATGTACAGGGAGTACAGAGATTTGACCACTGCGGGTGCTGTCACTCAGTGCT ACCGTGATATGGGAGCCCGTCATCGTGCCCGTGCTCACTCTATCCAGATCATGAAGGTTGAGGAAATTGCTGCCAGCAAGTGCCGCAGACCTGCAGTCAAGCAGTTCCAT GATTCTAAAATCAAGTTCCCGCTGCCGCACAGAGTTCTGCGTCGCCAGCACAAACCACGCTTCACCACCAAGAGACCAAATACTTTCTATTAA
- the KICS2 gene encoding KICSTOR subunit 2 isoform X1, giving the protein MGESIPLGAPVPVEQAVLETFFSHLGIFSYDKAKDNVEKEREANKSAGSSWLALLAGLAHLAAAEKAYHSMTFLGQKLGGQSFFSRKDSIRTIYTSLHNELKKVVATGHNALGGTAPHLEELLSHLSEQLCFFVQARMEIADFYEKMYTLSTQKFINSEELVNILESILKKYSSRFHHPILSPLESSFQLEVDVLAHLLKAQAQISEWKFLPSLVNLHSAHTKLQTWGQIFEKQRETKKHLFGGQSQKAVQPPHLFLWLMKLKNILLAKFSFYFHEALSRQTTASEMKTLTAKTNPDYFGKISSFIRKYDAVNVSLIFDNRGSESFQGHGYHHPHSYREAPKGVDQYPAVVSLPSDRPVMHWPNVIMIMTDRTSDLNSLEKVVHFYDDKVQSTYFLTRPEPHFTIVVIFESKKSERDYHFISFLNEISHSLKNSKAFASLKPGSKG; this is encoded by the exons ATGGGGGAGTCGATCCCGCTGGGAGCGCCGGTGCCCGTGGAGCAGGCCGTGCTGGAGACCTTCTTCTCCCACCTGGGCATCTTCTCCTACGACAAGGCCAAGGACAATGTGGAGAAGGAGCGGGAGGCCAACAAGAGCGCGGGCTCCAGCTGGCTGGCGCTGCTGGCCGGGCTGGCGCACCTGGCGGCGGCCGAGAAGGCCTATCACAGCATGACCTTCCTGGGACAGAAGCTAG GTGGTCAGTCATTCTTCAGCCGCAAGGACTCCATCCGAACCATCTACACATCTCTGCACAATGAGCTGAAGAAGGTGGTGGCGACGGGTCACAATGCACTAGGAGGAACAGCTCCTCACTTGGAAGAGCTGCTTTCTCACCTGTCTGAACAGCTCTGTTTTTTTGTTCAGGCTCGGATGGAAATTGCTGacttctatgaaaaaatgtacaCGCTCAGCACCCAAAAGTTCATTAACTCTGAGGAACTGGTAAACATTTTGGAATCCATCTTAAAGAAATACAGTTCAAG ATTTCATCATCCAATCCTCAGTCCTCTTGAAAGCAGTTTCCAGCTGGAGGTAGATGTGCTTGCACACCTCTTAAAGGCTCAGGCTCAGATCTCAGAGTGGAAGTTCCTTCCATCCCTGGTCAACTTGCACAGTGCTCACACAAAGCTACAAACCTGGGGCCAAATTTTTGAGAAACAGCGGGAGACCAAGAAGCACCTGTTTGGAGGGCAGTCTCAGAAGGCTGTGCAGCCTCCACACCTCTTCCTCTGGCTCATGAAGCTCAAAAACATTCTCCTTGCCAAGTTTAGCTTTTACTTTCATGAGGCTCTTAGTCGACAGACAACAGCATCTGAAATGAAAACTTTGACTGCTAAAACAAATCCTGATTACTTTGGGAAAATTTCCAGCTTCATCCGGAAGTACGATGCTGTCAACGTTTCCTTAATTTTTGACAATCGTGGATCAGAGAGTTTTCAGGGACACGGTTATCATCATCCCCATTCATACAGGGAAGCCCCCAAGGGCGTGGATCAGTATCCTGCAGTGGTGTCTCTGCCCAGTGACAGGCCTGTTATGCACTGGCCCAATGTCATCATGATTATGACTGATAGAACCTCTGACCTCAACAGTTTGGAGAAGGTTGTTCACTTCTACGATGACAAAGTCCAAAGCACCTACTTTCTGACTCGCCCCGAACCTCACTTTACCATTGTAGTTATTTTTGAGTCCAAGAAGTCAGAAAGGGACtatcattttatttcttttctcaaTGAAATTTCACATTCCCTTAAGAACTCCAAAGCTTTTGCAAGTTTGAAACCTGGATCCAAAGGGTGA